The window AGGATCCAGAAATAGTAAAGAGAACTTTAATATCAGTGAAGGACGCTGTAAATGCTCGTGGAGATGTATTTTTATTAGACGACTCTACTGATGAAAATATTTCTAGAGAATTAAAGAAATTTTGTGAAAAGAATAATATAAATTATTTTCACAGAAAAGATAGAAGAGGTTATAAAGCAGGTGCTATAAATGACGCCTTGAAAAGAATTGAGGGATATGATTTAGTAGCAATATTTGATGCAGATCAGAGACCTGTACAAGACTTTTTCAAACAAGTTCTACCTTATTTTGATGATCCTCAAGTAGCCTTTGTACAGGTTCCTCAAACTTACTCTGAAAATTATTCAGGCATCTCCTCGGGGGCAAAGTACCAGCAGGAACCGTTTTTGAGAGTTATAATGAGGGGCAGAAGCGATAGGTCAGCGTTCTCTCTGGGCTCAGGAACAGTTTTCAGGATACAAGCTTTAAGAGAGGTAGGGTATCTACCTGAAAATAGTATTACAGAAGATGCAGCAGTCTCTATAAAACTTCACTCTAAGGGTTACAATTCCGTGTACGTTGATTTACCGCTAATATGGTATGGAGAACCCCCTCAGGATCTTAATGCGTACTTAATTCAACAGTCCAGATGGGCTCTCGGATACTTCCAATTGACAAAAGAAATAATTAATGCTGATTTAAGTTTCTCAAAGTATTATGATTATTTTGCAGGTTTCCTTTACTGGATAAAGGAAGGTCCATTAGCAATAATAGAGTTTATTTCACCTATTGTATTCTTACTGACAGAAATACCTATTCTCCGAATTAATCCCATTCTTTACTTACTAGTATATCTCCCCTATCTTTTCATCAGTATAGGAATATTCGTGGCTGGAATAAGAGAGGAGACAGAATATGGGCTAATGGGGTTCTTTTACCATCAATGTGTGGAATTTTTAGAATTTACCGCAGTAACTGGGTCCTTCATATCTTGGTTATTAGGCAAGAAAAGACCATTTAGAGTAACGCCTAAGGGAAGTGGAAGACTTAACCTCAGAATATTATTACCTTATATTGTCATTTTGCTATTACTCGTCGTAAGTACCGTGAAAGGAATTTTCTGGTTGGTTTCTGCAAATCCAAGTTTCCTTCTATACTACTCAATAATTGTAAATATATTTTGGGCAATTTATCATATCCCCTTCTTCTTGGGAGGAATCTTAATTTCTACTAGATTTAAGACTAGAGAGGATTTAACAAAAATAGTATATTATTAGTTTTATTACATCAATTCTCATAAAAGATTTATATAGTTTAAAAAGGAATAAGATACTGATAAAATTGGTCGTTTTCATCGTTTTGTCAAGTTTAACTGATGAAGGCGCCAAAACCATAGTCGGTAAACCAGAGAGAATAAAAGAGGTAAATGAAGAACTTGCGAAAATAGGGGCTAAGGTTAAAGAACAATATGTAGTATTTGGTGACATGGATTTTGTGAATATAGTGGAAGCTGAAAACGTAGAAAGCTTTCTAAAGGCACTAGTAGAACTGAATAGTAGAGGAACAGTTAGGACTAGAACCTACATGGCAATGCCTGTTGATGACGCTATTAAGGCAATGAAGACAACTCCTTCCATAGGTCACCCAAAATAAAAAGATAAATATTTTATTTTTTCCTTCTTTTGAGTTTAATTGTACTTTATTTAGTAAGGTTGAAAACTTATGTAAAATCCTCTGAGTCGTAAGTAATTTTAAATTATAAACTCACAGCCCAGTTTTAATAGTAAATTATTTGTTTAGGTTATCTATTTACTATATTAGCAGAGAATAATGAAAAACTTCTACGTTTTCCTGTAAGTATCTACATTCCTTGAACGAGTATATTTTCTAACTGTTTCAACACATAAGAAAATCCTCTTATCTGTCCTTCATGTCAAGTACATTTCAGGGTCAAAATAATATAATCCTTTTATATTCTCTATTGAATATAGGTAAATATAGTATGTTGATTAGAATAGGGAAAATATCCAAGGATGAGGAAGAATATTACTTTGTATTTGACAAGGCTTGGAGATATGTGAAGTTGAAGGACAAGACATGGCACTCAGCGAGGTCTATAAGGTATTTAGAGGGAGAGATTGACGAGAATCAAGGAAGTTTAGTCAAAAAAGTTTACAAAAGGCGTAATAAGGTTGTGAGTGTCGAATACTTTTTATTTGAGGGAGATACTCTCAGGGATATTCAATGTTCTCCCCGATTAAGACTTTCTTACGGAGAAATCTACGTTTGCGAGACAGCTTCATTAAGGATATATAAATTTGACAACAGATACTTTGAGGACAAAAACAGCCTAGTAGACTATATCATCTCCAGCGTGAGAAGAAATATAAGAAACAGAGTAGAAAACGAGACCATTAAATTAAAAGGAGTTTTAGAAGGAGAAAGTGAAAAGGCGTATTTGATAAAGTTTGATAGCAAGAAATTATGGGTTCCAAAGAGTATAGGGATATATTATGATTCTGGGGACGTGGAAATTCCTATATGGTTCGCAGAAAAGCAAGGTTTGATAAGTAAGAGGAGCAATGAAATTAAAGTGAATGCGGAGTATAAGAAAATGGAAGATGAAATAAATAGACTTATTTTTGAACTTTAGTCCTTTTAAATTATGATATGAAACTACAGGTTTTCTGGTTAATTTACTGTGAACAACACATCACATATATTTTACAAATAATGTATCTGCAGTATACTGTATCTTTTAAGGTAAGTTGTGTGTTTTAAATAAAATACCGACTTGTTCTTATTTAGTATTTTAACATATAATAACCTCTATACACTCCATCGAAAATATGTTCACTTAAGAATAATATATTCAAAAAGCGGAGTATGTTATTACTATAATAGAACTAAAAAGCCCAATTTTTATCTATAAGAATTCCATTTCATTAAGGTTTTTAATTGTTAAAAAAGTAAAGTAACGAATTTAATTATGTATGGCAAAAATAATATATGGAAATTGTCAAAGGAAGACCTTCAACCATGAATGATTCGTATCAACTTAATGTGCATAAGTTACTTGAACATGCTGCAAGAGTTCATGGAGATACAGAAGTAATTTCTGATAGGAGATTACAAGGAGGTTTCCTGCATAAATTCACATATAGACAAATCTATGAAAGAGTAAATAGAATAGCTAACGCATTTGAAAGAGAGCTTAACCTGTCTCCAGGGGATATCGTCGGTGTCCTCGATTGGAATGACCATAGATACTATGAGTCCTATTTCTCTCTACCATCAATAGGAGCAGTGACTTTAGAACTTAACATAAGGCTACACCCTACAGAGTTGGGCTATATTGTAAAGCACACTAAACCTAAGGGTCTACTGGTTGATGACTCGTTATTGCAACTAGCTGAGGTTTTGTCCAAGGAATATGATTTTAGCTTTGTCCTGGTGATGAGTGATAAACCTGTAGAGGAAATAAAGACTAACCAAAGAGTTCTAGGTTATGAGGAATTGGTGAGGTCCAATTCTCCGAACAGACCTTCTATTACTGTTGATGAAAGCTCTGCAGCGACTGCAGCCTTTACTTCAGGTACCACAGGTCTGCCTAAGGGAGTTTTTTACTCTCATAGATCAATAATTCTTCATGCCATGGCAGTAGCAATAGGGAATTCTCTAACTCCCTCAGACGTTGGTCTACAAATAGTTCCCATGTTTCATGCAAACGCATGGGGAACTCCTTTCGCAAGCACGATGATGGGAATGAAAATGATTTACCCAGGGAGATATACTCCAGACACATTGGTAGAACACATTGTCACCCATAAAGTAACTGTGACAGCGGGAGTCCCTACTATACTTCTTGAAATCGTAAGAAGATTACAGCAAATGGGAGTGAAAACCCCTGGTTTAAGAATAACTAGCGGTGGAAGCGAACCACCATCAGCATTGGCGAAAGCCTTTATGGAATTAGGAGGAAGAGTGATTCAGGGATATGGGGCTACTGAAACAAGCCCTTTAGTTTCGATGGCTCTTCCAAAAGCTGAATTGAAAGAACTAAGTGATATAGAGAGATTTGAGAGAATGAAACAAGGGTTACCGATTTTCGGCGCAGAGGTTAAGGTTGTTGACCCAATTAGTAATCAGGAGTTGCCATGGGACGGTAAGAGTTTTGGTGAGATTTGGCTTAGAGGACCCTGGATTGCCAAAGAATACTATAATGATCCGAGAAGTTCAGAGAGGTTCACCCATGATGGTTGGTGGAGGAGTGGTGATGTTGGTGTTGTTGATCCTTTGGGCTATGTTAAACTAGTTGACAGGTTAAAAGACGTGGTTAAAAGCGGTGGTGAGTGGATTAGTAGTATTGATTTGGAGAACTTTTTGATGGCTCATCCTTATGTTAGGGAGGCTAGTGTTGTTGGTGTTCCTCATCCTAAGTGGGGTGAGAGACCATTAGCTGTGGTCTCACTTAAACCTGAGTATCAAAGTAAGGATAAGGAAGAGGTAAAGAAAGAGTTGAAGGAACATCTTTTGAAGAGGTTTGCAAAGTGGCAGTTACCAGATGATATTGTTTTTGTTGACGAAATACCTAAAACCAGTGTTGGTAAGTTCAGAAAGGAAGAAATAAGGAACAGGTACAAAGACATTTATGTGAAAAGTGAGGAGAAGATATAATATCACCTTAATGATTCTAGTAATTCCATTCTTTTTAACTCTCTGATATACCAAGAGAGTACTTTAACTTTTTTATATCTAAAAATTAAGAGAACGTATTTGTTTAAACATTAAATATTTCTAAGGAGAAGGAGTAACATGCATCTATTATATTTTGGGTACAAATGCAATTAGCGATATTTAGTCTAAAATTTAACTCGGATTTTCTAAGGAATCGTATCCGAATTCTGTTATTAGACTAGTTTAAATATAACCTTTAACAATAGATGTGAAATTGGTCTCGTCTTCGTAGATATAGTGAAAAGTCTTAATACATTTAGATGTGGCTTATATAATAAATGAACTTAAATTCACATATCCTGTTAGCCTTAGCCTTAGGGCTGGCTCTCTTTCATAGAGTGGATTTAGCTGTAT is drawn from Sulfolobus acidocaldarius SUSAZ and contains these coding sequences:
- a CDS encoding GYD family protein yields the protein MVVFIVLSSLTDEGAKTIVGKPERIKEVNEELAKIGAKVKEQYVVFGDMDFVNIVEAENVESFLKALVELNSRGTVRTRTYMAMPVDDAIKAMKTTPSIGHPK
- a CDS encoding AMP-dependent synthetase, yielding MEIVKGRPSTMNDSYQLNVHKLLEHAARVHGDTEVISDRRLQGGFLHKFTYRQIYERVNRIANAFERELNLSPGDIVGVLDWNDHRYYESYFSLPSIGAVTLELNIRLHPTELGYIVKHTKPKGLLVDDSLLQLAEVLSKEYDFSFVLVMSDKPVEEIKTNQRVLGYEELVRSNSPNRPSITVDESSAATAAFTSGTTGLPKGVFYSHRSIILHAMAVAIGNSLTPSDVGLQIVPMFHANAWGTPFASTMMGMKMIYPGRYTPDTLVEHIVTHKVTVTAGVPTILLEIVRRLQQMGVKTPGLRITSGGSEPPSALAKAFMELGGRVIQGYGATETSPLVSMALPKAELKELSDIERFERMKQGLPIFGAEVKVVDPISNQELPWDGKSFGEIWLRGPWIAKEYYNDPRSSERFTHDGWWRSGDVGVVDPLGYVKLVDRLKDVVKSGGEWISSIDLENFLMAHPYVREASVVGVPHPKWGERPLAVVSLKPEYQSKDKEEVKKELKEHLLKRFAKWQLPDDIVFVDEIPKTSVGKFRKEEIRNRYKDIYVKSEEKI
- a CDS encoding cellulose biosynthesis protein CelA, with product MAKVLNVLFFLSPLIISAIVTYLTWVRIETVWIDFGLWLAIVTSFYIFLNFYLLLRRSKRYSLKMVDEVKGFKIAAFVTSFNEDPEIVKRTLISVKDAVNARGDVFLLDDSTDENISRELKKFCEKNNINYFHRKDRRGYKAGAINDALKRIEGYDLVAIFDADQRPVQDFFKQVLPYFDDPQVAFVQVPQTYSENYSGISSGAKYQQEPFLRVIMRGRSDRSAFSLGSGTVFRIQALREVGYLPENSITEDAAVSIKLHSKGYNSVYVDLPLIWYGEPPQDLNAYLIQQSRWALGYFQLTKEIINADLSFSKYYDYFAGFLYWIKEGPLAIIEFISPIVFLLTEIPILRINPILYLLVYLPYLFISIGIFVAGIREETEYGLMGFFYHQCVEFLEFTAVTGSFISWLLGKKRPFRVTPKGSGRLNLRILLPYIVILLLLVVSTVKGIFWLVSANPSFLLYYSIIVNIFWAIYHIPFFLGGILISTRFKTREDLTKIVYY